A single genomic interval of Ruficoccus amylovorans harbors:
- a CDS encoding DUF4838 domain-containing protein, protein MPVRIFFRLCLFAVAGGLLLSEAGAGGAEPEKLSIVAPADPAKEEAQAVDLLTETLGKIYPERVEVVTGGEVPLTGPAIFVGGDYPGYPADGETARCASADALDEDGFTLIRHRPWRPKVGPRRVGYRPLRLRPAGAEDWLAIVGATPRGTYYGAAWLLREHYGVQWLFPGEDGLSLPETAPALLPRSGRAVEPSFEERRLGHSLSPEQKDWSLRNGLGSRFYYNHNLHRLTDQQLFKDNPDWQSEAWGRRTNRVTGKGPQPDLLSPGYQAHIGQQAAKSLDEHPGEQSVSLGITDSVTFDRSERTRSVVEPFRYFRGRPDYSDVIFGFTNAVALQLFEDGEGGNKYADRVLTQLAYYYAEEVPQIELQPQIMPWLTSDRAQWFDPEVRAGDEALIRRWEKTGVNKLGSWDYYEGIPFFIPRHYPTVIGESLPYLHTHGVRSFFAEGLRNPGLDDPKYWLAAQLLWDVDKAPAVLMDEYFERCYGEAAVPMRRFFDLCEQAWMDQPPPGRWIKYFTAPSQAELFPPELCRELRACLDDAQALAESDLIRRRIARVSDSFALTELAVNRYQTWRRLASQARVTSADAAEWLATESALNRAMTGQWRRSLPLFFLLRSNPTFRGTEPPEGAEPVLVESFGELLIPEPVVTARDYPGLVVNKAGEGEWELTLRNCEALRLAQSSQAAREADGGEGEGGLRVEGVEYFRLERSLSCAGIGQLYLRAWARGKLSGDAQVFASVRFQDAKGKAMGTWNMDALPFGEHGWLPLTVLADSPAGAATASITLVVQNQGPGDWIDWDDIALYKVPVR, encoded by the coding sequence ATGCCCGTACGTATCTTTTTTCGTCTATGCCTGTTCGCGGTGGCCGGGGGCCTGCTGTTGTCGGAAGCGGGAGCCGGCGGGGCGGAGCCGGAGAAATTATCGATCGTGGCTCCCGCCGATCCGGCCAAAGAGGAAGCTCAGGCCGTTGACCTGCTGACGGAGACGCTGGGGAAGATTTATCCGGAGCGGGTCGAGGTGGTGACGGGGGGAGAGGTCCCACTAACCGGCCCGGCGATTTTTGTCGGTGGGGACTATCCCGGCTATCCGGCGGACGGGGAAACGGCTCGCTGTGCCTCGGCGGATGCGCTGGACGAGGATGGTTTTACATTAATCCGGCACCGTCCCTGGCGTCCCAAAGTGGGGCCCCGGCGGGTGGGGTACCGGCCTCTGCGGCTCCGCCCCGCCGGGGCGGAGGATTGGTTGGCGATTGTCGGGGCGACCCCGAGGGGGACGTATTACGGAGCGGCCTGGCTCCTGCGCGAGCACTATGGGGTGCAGTGGCTTTTCCCGGGGGAGGACGGCCTGAGCCTGCCGGAAACAGCCCCCGCGCTCTTGCCTCGCTCGGGCCGGGCGGTCGAGCCGTCCTTTGAAGAGCGTCGGCTGGGGCACAGTCTCAGCCCGGAGCAGAAGGACTGGTCGCTGCGCAACGGCTTGGGCAGCCGTTTTTATTATAATCACAACCTGCACCGCCTGACCGACCAGCAGCTTTTCAAGGACAACCCCGACTGGCAGTCCGAGGCCTGGGGACGGCGGACGAATCGGGTCACGGGGAAGGGGCCACAGCCCGACCTGCTCTCGCCCGGCTATCAGGCGCATATCGGGCAGCAGGCGGCGAAGTCCCTCGATGAGCACCCCGGCGAGCAGAGCGTGTCGCTCGGAATCACCGACAGCGTGACCTTCGACCGCAGCGAACGCACCCGCTCGGTGGTCGAGCCGTTTCGTTATTTTCGGGGGAGGCCGGATTACTCGGATGTCATTTTCGGATTCACCAACGCCGTGGCGCTCCAGCTCTTTGAGGACGGCGAGGGGGGCAACAAGTACGCCGACCGGGTCTTGACCCAGCTCGCCTACTACTACGCCGAGGAGGTGCCGCAGATCGAGCTTCAGCCGCAGATCATGCCCTGGCTGACCTCCGACCGGGCGCAGTGGTTCGACCCGGAGGTGCGCGCCGGGGACGAGGCGCTCATCCGCCGCTGGGAAAAAACCGGCGTGAACAAGCTCGGCTCCTGGGACTACTACGAGGGCATCCCGTTTTTCATCCCGCGCCACTACCCGACGGTCATTGGCGAGTCGCTGCCCTATCTGCACACGCACGGCGTGCGTTCGTTTTTCGCCGAGGGGCTGCGCAACCCCGGACTGGACGACCCGAAATACTGGTTGGCCGCGCAGTTGCTCTGGGACGTGGACAAAGCCCCCGCCGTGCTGATGGACGAGTATTTTGAGCGTTGCTATGGCGAAGCCGCCGTGCCCATGCGGCGGTTCTTCGACCTGTGCGAACAGGCGTGGATGGACCAGCCTCCGCCGGGGCGATGGATCAAGTATTTCACCGCGCCCTCGCAGGCGGAGCTGTTTCCGCCGGAACTGTGCCGGGAACTGCGGGCCTGCCTCGATGACGCGCAGGCACTGGCCGAAAGCGACCTGATCCGTCGGCGCATCGCCCGGGTCTCGGACAGCTTCGCCCTGACGGAGCTGGCTGTGAACCGCTACCAGACCTGGCGACGGCTGGCTTCACAGGCGCGGGTGACCTCCGCCGACGCGGCCGAGTGGCTGGCCACGGAGTCCGCTCTAAACCGGGCCATGACCGGGCAGTGGCGGCGCAGCCTGCCGCTGTTTTTCCTCCTGCGCAGCAACCCGACTTTTCGCGGGACCGAGCCGCCGGAAGGGGCCGAGCCGGTTCTGGTCGAGTCCTTTGGCGAGCTGCTGATCCCCGAGCCGGTCGTGACGGCCAGGGACTACCCGGGGCTGGTCGTCAACAAGGCGGGCGAAGGCGAGTGGGAGCTGACCCTGCGCAACTGCGAGGCCCTGCGTCTGGCGCAATCCTCCCAAGCCGCCCGCGAAGCGGACGGCGGCGAGGGTGAGGGTGGCCTGCGGGTCGAGGGGGTCGAGTACTTCCGGCTGGAGCGCAGCCTTTCCTGCGCCGGGATCGGGCAGCTCTACCTGCGGGCGTGGGCGCGGGGCAAGCTCAGCGGGGACGCTCAGGTGTTTGCCTCGGTGCGCTTTCAGGACGCCAAGGGCAAGGCCATGGGCACCTGGAACATGGACGCGCTGCCTTTCGGGG